A region from the Phaenicophaeus curvirostris isolate KB17595 chromosome 28, BPBGC_Pcur_1.0, whole genome shotgun sequence genome encodes:
- the RAB3A gene encoding ras-related protein Rab-3A → MASATDSRYGQKESSDQNFDYMFKILIIGNSSVGKTSFLFRYADDSFTPAFVSTVGIDFKVKTIYRNDKRIKLQIWDTAGQERYRTITTAYYRGAMGFILMYDITNEESFNAVQDWSTQIKTYSWDNAQVLLVGNKCDMEDERVVSSEKGRQLAEHLGFEFFEASAKDNINVKQTFERLVDIICEKMSESLDTADPAVTGAKQGPQLTDQQAPPHQDCAC, encoded by the exons ATGGCGTCCGCTACCGACTCCCGCTATGGGCAGAAGGAATCCTCGGATCAGAACTTCGATTATATGTTCAAGATCCTGATCATCGGCAACAGCAGCGTAGGGAAAACCTCCTTCCTGTTCCGGTACGCCGACGACTCCTTCACACCCGCCTTCGTCAGCACCGTTGGCATCGACTTCAAGGTCAAGACCATCTACCGGAACGACAAGCGCATCAAGCTGCAGATCTGG GACACAGCCGGGCAGGAGCGGTACCGCACCATCACCACCGCCTACTACCGCGGCGCCATGGGCTTCATCCTGATGTACGACATCACCAACGAGGAGTCCTTCAACGCCGTGCAGGACTG GTCCACCCAGATCAAGACCTACTCCTGGGATAACGCCCAGGTCCTGCTGGTGGGGAACAAGTGTGACATGGAGGACGAGCGCGTCGTCTCCTCGGAGAAGGGCCGCCAGCTCGCCGAGCACCTGG GTTTTGAGTTTTTTGAGGCCAGCGCCAAGGACAACATCAACGTCAAGCAGACCTTCGAGCGGCTGGTGGACATCATCTGCGAGAAGATGTCGGAGTCGTTGGACACGGCCGACCCGGCGGTCACCGGCGCCAAGCAGGGTCCCCAGCTCACGGACCAGCAGGCCCCCCCGCACCAGGACTGCGCCTGCTAG
- the PDE4C gene encoding 3',5'-cyclic-AMP phosphodiesterase 4C isoform X2, whose protein sequence is MSRNSSIASDLHGEDMIVTPFAQVLASLRTVRNNLTHLQDRAGMKRASSSSLPSGSKASLAEDAHQKLSRETLEELDWCLDQLETLQTRHSVSEMASNKFKRMLNRELTHLSETSRSGNQVSEYISSTFLDKQHEVEIPSALAKDKEKERRKRPMSQISGVRKLTHGSSLSTATGIPRFGVQTEQEGLLAKELEDTNKWGLNVFKVAEYSGNRPLTVIMYSIFQERELMKTFRIPVDTFITYMLTLEDHYHSDVAYHNNIHAADVAQSTHVLLSTPALEAVFTDLEILAAIFASAIHDVDHPGVSNQFLINTNSELALMYNDASVLENHHLAVGFKLLQEENCDIFQNLSKKQRQSLRKMAIDMVLATDMSKHMNLLADLKTMVETKKVTSLGVLLLDNYSDRIQVLQNMVHCADLSNPTKPLDLYRQWTDRIMEEFFHQGDREREKGMEISPMCDKHTASVEKSQVGFIDFIAHPLWETWADLVHPDAQEILDTLEDNREWYQSMIPRSPSPPPEGPGASPATTDKFQFELTLEEEEEEGESDTELEGAESPLDEDNSGSKTPATDDSELADTEHLSPGPGDRDSPVTRPGDVDNWPKEGGGGGRAVPGPEGSQGLYLDTEGNVTFLPLGT, encoded by the exons ATGTCCCGCAACTCCTCCATCGCCAGCGACCT ccATGGAGAAGACATGATCGTCACACCCTTCGCACAG gTCCTGGCCAGTCTCCGCACCGTGCGGAACAACCTGACCCACCTGCAGGACCGCGCCGGCATGAA GCGAGCGTCGAGCAGCAGCCTGCCCTCCGGGAGCAAGGCCAGCCTCGCCG AAGATGCCCACCAGAAGCTCTCGCGGGAGACCCTGGAAGAGCTGGACTGGTGCCTGGACCAGCTGGAGACGCTGCAGACCAGGCACTCGGTTAGCGAGATGGCCTCCAACAAG TTCAAACGGATGCTGAACCGGGAGCTGACGCACCTCTCGGAGACCAGCCGCTCCGGGAACCAGGTCTCCGAGTACATCTCCAGCACCTTCCTGG ACAAGCAGCACGAGGTGGAGATCCCCTCGGCGCTGGCCAAGGACAAGGAGAAGGAGCGGAGGAAGCGCCCCATGTCCCAGATCAGCGGCGTCAGGAAGCTCACGCACGGCTCCAGCCTCTCCACCGCCACCGGCATCCCCCGCTTCGGGGTGCAGACGGAGCAGGAggggctgctggccaag GAGCTGGAAGACACCAACAAGTGGGGGCTAAACGTGTTTAAAGTTGCCGAGTATTCCGGCAACCGCCCGCTGACGGTCATCATGTACAGCATCTTCCAG GAACGTGAGCTCATGAAGACCTTCCGCATCCCCGTCGACACCTTCATCACCTACATGCTGACCCTGGAGGACCACTACCACTCCGACGTGGCCTACCACAACAACATTCACGCCGCCGACGTGGCTCAGTCCACCCACGTTCTCCTTTCCACGCCTGCGCTGGAG GCTGTTTTCACAGACCTGGAGATCCTGGCTGCCATCTTCGCCAGCGCCATCCATGACGTTGACCACCCCGGTGTCTCCAACCAGTTCCTGATCAACACCA ACTCGGAGCTGGCCCTGATGTACAACGACGCCTCGGTGCTGGAGAACCACCACCTGGCTGTTGGTTTCAAGCTTCTCCAGGAGGAGAACTGCGACATATTCCAAAACCTGAGCAAGAAGCAGAGGCAGTCGCTCCGCAAAATGGCCATTGACATG GTGCTGGCTACAGACATGTCCAAGCACATGAATCTGCTGGCGGATTTGAAGACCATGGTGGAGACCAAAAAGGTGACCAGCCTtggggtgctgctgctggacaACTACTCCGACCGGATCCAG GTCCTGCAGAACATGGTGCACTGTGCTGACCTCAGCAACCCCACGAAGCCGCTCGACCTGTACCGGCAGTGGACCGACCGCATCATGGAGGAATTCTTCCACCAAGGCGACCGGGAGcgggagaaggggatggagatcAGCCCCATGTGCGACAAGCACACGGCCTCCGTGGAGAAGTCCCAG GTGGGCTTCATCGACTTCATCGCCCACCCGCTGTGGGAGACGTGGGCTGACCTGGTGCACCCCGACGCCCAGGAGATCCTGGACACGCTGGAGGACAACCGGGAATGGTACCAGAGCATGATCCCGCGCAGCCCGTCCCCACCACCCGAGGGACCTGGAGCATCCCCTGCCACCACTGACAAGTTCCAGTTCGAGTTGacgctggaggaggaggaagaggagggtgagtCGGACACGGAGCTGGAGGGAGCCGAGAGCCCCTTGGATGAGGACAACAGTGGCTCCAAGACACCGGCCACAGATGACTCGGAGCTGGCTGACACCGAGCACCTTTCTCCTGGCCCCGGGGACCGGGATTCGCCCGTCACCCGCCCCGGGGACGTGGACAACTGGCCCAAGGAGGGCGGTGGTGGAGGGCGTGCGGTGCCAGGGCCCGAGGGCAGCCAGGGGCTGTACCTGGACACGGAGGGCAACGTCACATTCCTGCCCCTTGGCACGTAG
- the PDE4C gene encoding 3',5'-cyclic-AMP phosphodiesterase 4C isoform X1 yields the protein MLPGSRCPSRRHSCVGFDLENGPSGRGALDPQASPGAGLVLQGTFPHGQRRESFLYRSDSDYDLSPKAMSRNSSIASDLHGEDMIVTPFAQVLASLRTVRNNLTHLQDRAGMKRASSSSLPSGSKASLAEDAHQKLSRETLEELDWCLDQLETLQTRHSVSEMASNKFKRMLNRELTHLSETSRSGNQVSEYISSTFLDKQHEVEIPSALAKDKEKERRKRPMSQISGVRKLTHGSSLSTATGIPRFGVQTEQEGLLAKELEDTNKWGLNVFKVAEYSGNRPLTVIMYSIFQERELMKTFRIPVDTFITYMLTLEDHYHSDVAYHNNIHAADVAQSTHVLLSTPALEAVFTDLEILAAIFASAIHDVDHPGVSNQFLINTNSELALMYNDASVLENHHLAVGFKLLQEENCDIFQNLSKKQRQSLRKMAIDMVLATDMSKHMNLLADLKTMVETKKVTSLGVLLLDNYSDRIQVLQNMVHCADLSNPTKPLDLYRQWTDRIMEEFFHQGDREREKGMEISPMCDKHTASVEKSQVGFIDFIAHPLWETWADLVHPDAQEILDTLEDNREWYQSMIPRSPSPPPEGPGASPATTDKFQFELTLEEEEEEGESDTELEGAESPLDEDNSGSKTPATDDSELADTEHLSPGPGDRDSPVTRPGDVDNWPKEGGGGGRAVPGPEGSQGLYLDTEGNVTFLPLGT from the exons ATGCTGCCGGGCAGCCGGTGCCCGTCCCGCAGACACTCCTGCGTCGG CTTTGACCTGGAGAATGGTCCTTCCGGCCGGGGCGCGCTGGACCCCCAGGCCAGCCCGGGCGCGGGGCTCGTCCTTCAAGGCACCTTCCCGCACGGCCAGCGCCGCGAATCCTTCCTCTACCGCTCCGACAGCGACTATGACCTGTCCCCAAAAGCCATGTCCCGCAACTCCTCCATCGCCAGCGACCT ccATGGAGAAGACATGATCGTCACACCCTTCGCACAG gTCCTGGCCAGTCTCCGCACCGTGCGGAACAACCTGACCCACCTGCAGGACCGCGCCGGCATGAA GCGAGCGTCGAGCAGCAGCCTGCCCTCCGGGAGCAAGGCCAGCCTCGCCG AAGATGCCCACCAGAAGCTCTCGCGGGAGACCCTGGAAGAGCTGGACTGGTGCCTGGACCAGCTGGAGACGCTGCAGACCAGGCACTCGGTTAGCGAGATGGCCTCCAACAAG TTCAAACGGATGCTGAACCGGGAGCTGACGCACCTCTCGGAGACCAGCCGCTCCGGGAACCAGGTCTCCGAGTACATCTCCAGCACCTTCCTGG ACAAGCAGCACGAGGTGGAGATCCCCTCGGCGCTGGCCAAGGACAAGGAGAAGGAGCGGAGGAAGCGCCCCATGTCCCAGATCAGCGGCGTCAGGAAGCTCACGCACGGCTCCAGCCTCTCCACCGCCACCGGCATCCCCCGCTTCGGGGTGCAGACGGAGCAGGAggggctgctggccaag GAGCTGGAAGACACCAACAAGTGGGGGCTAAACGTGTTTAAAGTTGCCGAGTATTCCGGCAACCGCCCGCTGACGGTCATCATGTACAGCATCTTCCAG GAACGTGAGCTCATGAAGACCTTCCGCATCCCCGTCGACACCTTCATCACCTACATGCTGACCCTGGAGGACCACTACCACTCCGACGTGGCCTACCACAACAACATTCACGCCGCCGACGTGGCTCAGTCCACCCACGTTCTCCTTTCCACGCCTGCGCTGGAG GCTGTTTTCACAGACCTGGAGATCCTGGCTGCCATCTTCGCCAGCGCCATCCATGACGTTGACCACCCCGGTGTCTCCAACCAGTTCCTGATCAACACCA ACTCGGAGCTGGCCCTGATGTACAACGACGCCTCGGTGCTGGAGAACCACCACCTGGCTGTTGGTTTCAAGCTTCTCCAGGAGGAGAACTGCGACATATTCCAAAACCTGAGCAAGAAGCAGAGGCAGTCGCTCCGCAAAATGGCCATTGACATG GTGCTGGCTACAGACATGTCCAAGCACATGAATCTGCTGGCGGATTTGAAGACCATGGTGGAGACCAAAAAGGTGACCAGCCTtggggtgctgctgctggacaACTACTCCGACCGGATCCAG GTCCTGCAGAACATGGTGCACTGTGCTGACCTCAGCAACCCCACGAAGCCGCTCGACCTGTACCGGCAGTGGACCGACCGCATCATGGAGGAATTCTTCCACCAAGGCGACCGGGAGcgggagaaggggatggagatcAGCCCCATGTGCGACAAGCACACGGCCTCCGTGGAGAAGTCCCAG GTGGGCTTCATCGACTTCATCGCCCACCCGCTGTGGGAGACGTGGGCTGACCTGGTGCACCCCGACGCCCAGGAGATCCTGGACACGCTGGAGGACAACCGGGAATGGTACCAGAGCATGATCCCGCGCAGCCCGTCCCCACCACCCGAGGGACCTGGAGCATCCCCTGCCACCACTGACAAGTTCCAGTTCGAGTTGacgctggaggaggaggaagaggagggtgagtCGGACACGGAGCTGGAGGGAGCCGAGAGCCCCTTGGATGAGGACAACAGTGGCTCCAAGACACCGGCCACAGATGACTCGGAGCTGGCTGACACCGAGCACCTTTCTCCTGGCCCCGGGGACCGGGATTCGCCCGTCACCCGCCCCGGGGACGTGGACAACTGGCCCAAGGAGGGCGGTGGTGGAGGGCGTGCGGTGCCAGGGCCCGAGGGCAGCCAGGGGCTGTACCTGGACACGGAGGGCAACGTCACATTCCTGCCCCTTGGCACGTAG
- the LOC138731784 gene encoding uncharacterized protein isoform X2, which produces MALPLLLCCAAALLSAETDHGVDATSVESPRNPGTPLSPSPSSTPTAGNLGTPRVSPSSSDSTNTSLSGQTSTAASSPPPPSSTSLPGTQSLVVATSLSATVVASALPALTSSDPTAGPSSPPASASSSDPTLGPSSPPASTSSSNPTLGPLSPPASASSSDPTLGPLSPPASTSSSDPTAAPSLSGRTDSPASPAGPTSPSSRTLASPPSHPAVPSSPATRHPPSSTAAPPPPSPGAPSPAPGSPAPTTSPGSTLATSSRMTPAVSTDPTADDSAQPSSKTNPGLVVVISLFVCVLVGGTAALLVRTCRRGTPGFQRLDEVPMSKVTERSPITNYTPR; this is translated from the exons ATGGCGCTgcccctgctgctctgctgcgCCGCTGCCCTGCTCTCCGCAG AAACAGATCACGGCGTTGATGCCACCAGCGTGGAGTCTCCAAGAAACCCAGGGACACCCTTATCACCCTCTCCCTCCAGCACACCCACAGCCGGCAACCTGGGGACACCCAGGGTGTCTCCATCCAGTTCCGACTCCACTAACACGTCTCTATCCGGCCAAACGAGCACAGCGGCATCATCACCACCTCCACCCAGCTCAACGTCTCTGCCCGGGACACAGAGCTTAGTGGTGGCCACATCTTTATCTGCCACGGTTGTGGCATCGGCTCTGCCAGCACTCACATCATCCGACCCAACCGCAGGACCATCGTCTCCACCAGCATCCGCATCTTCATCCGACCCAACCTTAGGACCATCGTCTCCACCAGCTTCCACGTCTTCATCCAATCCAACCTTAGGACCATTGTCTCCACCAGCTTCTGCATCTTCATCCGACCCAACCTTAGGACCATTGTCTCCACCAGCTTCCACGTCTTCATCCGACCCAACCGCGGCACCATCTCTCTCTGGGAGAACAGACTCACCAGCATCTCCGGCAGGTCCAACGTCTCCATCCAGCAGGACCCTGGCATCGCCTCCATCCCACCCAGCCGTGCCCAGCTCCCCAGCCACACGGCATCCACCCAGCTCGACAGCAGCACCGCCCCCACCCTCGCCTggcgcccccagccccgctcccggCTCTCCCGCGCCCACAACGAGCCCTGGGTCCACCTTGgccaccagctccaggatgACGCCGGCCGTCAGCACCGACCCCACGGCCGACGACTCGG CGCAGCCCTCATCCAAAACCAACCCCGGGCTGGTGGTCGTCATCTCTCTCTTCGTCTGCGTCCTGGTGGGGGGAACCGCGGCGCTGCTGGTGCGGACGTGCCGGCGCGGGACCCCCGGCTTCCAGCGCCTGGATGAGGTGCCCATG AGCAAGGTGACGGAGAGGTCCCCCATCACGAACTACACCCCCAGGTGA
- the LOC138731784 gene encoding uncharacterized protein isoform X1: MALPLLLCCAAALLSAETDHGVDATSVESPRNPGTPLSPSPSSTPTAGNLGTPRVSPSSSDSTNTSLSGQTSTAASSPPPPSSTSLPGTQSLVVATSLSATVVASALPALTSSDPTAGPSSPPASASSSDPTLGPSSPPASTSSSNPTLGPLSPPASASSSDPTLGPLSPPASTSSSDPTAAPSLSGRTDSPASPAGPTSPSSRTLASPPSHPAVPSSPATRHPPSSTAAPPPPSPGAPSPAPGSPAPTTSPGSTLATSSRMTPAVSTDPTADDSAAAQPSSKTNPGLVVVISLFVCVLVGGTAALLVRTCRRGTPGFQRLDEVPMSKVTERSPITNYTPR; the protein is encoded by the exons ATGGCGCTgcccctgctgctctgctgcgCCGCTGCCCTGCTCTCCGCAG AAACAGATCACGGCGTTGATGCCACCAGCGTGGAGTCTCCAAGAAACCCAGGGACACCCTTATCACCCTCTCCCTCCAGCACACCCACAGCCGGCAACCTGGGGACACCCAGGGTGTCTCCATCCAGTTCCGACTCCACTAACACGTCTCTATCCGGCCAAACGAGCACAGCGGCATCATCACCACCTCCACCCAGCTCAACGTCTCTGCCCGGGACACAGAGCTTAGTGGTGGCCACATCTTTATCTGCCACGGTTGTGGCATCGGCTCTGCCAGCACTCACATCATCCGACCCAACCGCAGGACCATCGTCTCCACCAGCATCCGCATCTTCATCCGACCCAACCTTAGGACCATCGTCTCCACCAGCTTCCACGTCTTCATCCAATCCAACCTTAGGACCATTGTCTCCACCAGCTTCTGCATCTTCATCCGACCCAACCTTAGGACCATTGTCTCCACCAGCTTCCACGTCTTCATCCGACCCAACCGCGGCACCATCTCTCTCTGGGAGAACAGACTCACCAGCATCTCCGGCAGGTCCAACGTCTCCATCCAGCAGGACCCTGGCATCGCCTCCATCCCACCCAGCCGTGCCCAGCTCCCCAGCCACACGGCATCCACCCAGCTCGACAGCAGCACCGCCCCCACCCTCGCCTggcgcccccagccccgctcccggCTCTCCCGCGCCCACAACGAGCCCTGGGTCCACCTTGgccaccagctccaggatgACGCCGGCCGTCAGCACCGACCCCACGGCCGACGACTCGG ctgcaGCGCAGCCCTCATCCAAAACCAACCCCGGGCTGGTGGTCGTCATCTCTCTCTTCGTCTGCGTCCTGGTGGGGGGAACCGCGGCGCTGCTGGTGCGGACGTGCCGGCGCGGGACCCCCGGCTTCCAGCGCCTGGATGAGGTGCCCATG AGCAAGGTGACGGAGAGGTCCCCCATCACGAACTACACCCCCAGGTGA
- the JUND gene encoding transcription factor JunD, whose translation METPFYHDDVLSGLGSGFAPASSGSSGLLLPFPGGNMMKKDALGMALPEQVAAALKAPGGASSGEAAGLLGSAELGLLKLASPELERLIIQSNGLVTTTPTSGQFLYPKAAASEEQEFAEGFVKALEDLHKQNQLGAAGGGGGGGGGGGGGSGGGGSSNNAGDLPAAGLAPEPPVYANLSTYPAVSYAADPGPFAAPPPRLPPPPPPPPPPLKDEPQIVPEVPSFGESPPLSPIDMDTQERIKAERKRLRNRIAASKCRKRKLERISRLEEKVKSLKSQNTELASTASLLREQVAQLKQKVLSHVNSGCQLLPQHQHQVPAY comes from the coding sequence ATGGAAACACCCTTCTACCATGATGATGTGTTGAGCGGCCTGGGCAGCGGCTTCGCCCCCGCGTCCTCCGGTAGCAGCgggctcctcctgcccttccccGGCGGCAACATGATGAAGAAGGATGCGCTCGGCATGGCGTTACCGGAGCAGGTCGCGGCGGCTCTGAAAGCCCCGGGAGGGGCGAGCAGCGGCGAGGCGGCGGGGCTGCTGGGCTCGGCCGAGCTGGGGCTGCTCAAGCTGGCGTCCCCGGAGCTGGAGCGGCTCATCATCCAGTCCAACGGCTTGGTGACCACCACCCCGACCAGCGGGCAGTTCCTCTACCCCAAAGCGGCCGCCTCCGAGGAGCAGGAGTTCGCCGAGGGCTTCGTGAAGGCGCTGGAGGATTTGCACAAGCAGAACCAGCTGGGAGCGGccggtggaggaggaggaggaggtggtggaggaggaggaggaagcggcggcggcggcagcagcaaCAACGCGGGCGACCTGCCCGCCGCGGGGCTCGCCCCGGAGCCTCCGGTTTACGCCAATCTCAGCACCTACCCCGCCGTCAGCTACGCCGCGGACCCCGGCCCCTTCGCCGCGCCCCCCCCGAGgctccccccgccgcctcctcctccccctcctcccttaaAGGACGAGCCCCAGATCGTCCCCGAGGTCCCGAGCTTCGGGGAGAGCCCCCCGCTCTCCCCCATCGACATGGACACGCAGGAGCGCATCAAGGCCgagaggaagaggctgaggaatCGAATCGCCGCCTCCAAGTGCCGAAAGAGGAAACTGGAGAGGATCTCGcgcctggaggagaaggtgaaGAGCCTCAAGAGCCAGAACACCGAGCTCGCCTCCACCGCCAGCCTCCTGCGGGAGCAGGTCGCCCAGCTCAAGCAGAAGGTGCTCAGCCACGTCAACAGCggctgccagctcctgccccagcaccagcaccagGTGCCGGCCTACTGA